A single window of Sphaerodactylus townsendi isolate TG3544 linkage group LG05, MPM_Stown_v2.3, whole genome shotgun sequence DNA harbors:
- the BCAS2 gene encoding pre-mRNA-splicing factor SPF27, whose translation MSGPGLVAGEVAVDALPYFDQGYEAPGVREAAAALVEEETRRYRPTKNYLSYLPAPDYSAFETEIMRNELERLAARQPLELLSMKRYELPAPSSGQKNDITAWQECVNNSMAQLEHQAVRIENLELMSQYGCSAWKVYNEHLVHMIEQAQKELQSLRKHIQDLNWQRKNMQLTAGAKLREMESTWVSLVSKNYEIERTIVQLENEISQIKQQHGEANKENIQQDF comes from the exons ATGTCGGGGCCGGGGCTGGTGGCGGGTGAAGTCGCGGTTGACGCGCTCCCGTATTTCGACCAAGGCTATGAGGCGCCCGGCGTGCGGGAGGCG GCCGCGGCGCTGGTGGAGGAGGAGACGCGGCGTTATCGGCCCACCAAGAACTACTTGAGTTACCTGCCTGCGCCAGACTACAGCGCGTTTGAG ACTGAAATAATGCGAAATGAGTTAGAACGCCTAGCAGCTCGACAGCCTTTGGAACTTCTGAGCATGAAAAG GTATGAATTGCCTGCTCCCTCTTCTGGGCAGAAGAATGATATTACAGCATGGCAGGAATGTGTTAATAACTCAATGGCTCAACTGGAACATCAGGCAGTTCGAATTGAGAACTTGGAGTTGATGTCCCAATATGGCTGCAGTGCCTGGAAAGTGTATAATGA GCATCTAGTCCATATGATTGAACAGGCACAAAAGGAGCTGCAGAGTTTGAG AAAACACATTCAGGACCTCAACTGGCAGCGGAAGAATATGCAACTCACCGCTGGTGCTAAACTTAGGGAGATGGAATCTAC TTGGGTGTCTCTGGTCAGTAAAAATTATGAGATTGAACGAACCATTGTGCAGCTGGAAAATGAAATCTCTCAGATCAAGCAACAACATGGAgaagcaaacaaagaaaatattcaaCAGGACTTCTGA